The nucleotide window AattcatattattattaattttctaattcttcacATAAACTTACATGGAATTTCACAGATACAaataaaaaccaataaattaaattttaaaaccaaccAAAAACAAAGTCTGACAAAATTTGGCAAATCTTAGATCTTCAATGATTTTACCAatccaaaacaatgaaaaacttgattcaaaatgatcaatattttagaaaaaaaaaaaaaaaaaaaaagaaaatctactgTATAACTGTCTACAACTGATAAATTTTCTGATGGTAAGGTACATAATTCCAATGAAAATTGAATACATaagagcttttaaaattttgaagaaccAATTTCTCAGGATAAAAACTAAGCCAAGAAACAAATATAGGCTATTTTCATTGCAGTTTccttatgataaaaaaataaatattattataactGTAAAACACATGTACACAATTTTCGACCTGAAACACAGGTAGCACCTTAATACATATCATTTCATCAGCTGAAGCTGAATAAATATCACAAAGCATATCAATATCACAACAGTAATAGTTACAGAaccttattttatgaaaaatgtttctaccACACCTTTTCCAGATACAGATGTTATTTCCCAAACACTATCTGAGTCATCCGACTCATTTTCAGAACTAAGCTCAATCTTTTGATTTGGGACGCATGCCATATTTCGAGGGAAAATATGCAATGTATAAAGATCCGAATCACTATCTGTCGGAACACTGCATGCAACTTTCTTGGGCAAAATGTGCACGGCATCTGGATCTGAATCCGTCTCGGAATCTTCGCTCACAATGTAACGAATGCCGACTGGTTGCGAACGTTGCCATGGTCGAGCAGCTTTTCTGGCAATTTTGCGTTTCTTGAGAGGAAGGGAAGAAGTAATGTTCATTTCGTACGCATTCATGGCCCTCTTCACAGATTCTGGAATAAGACGTTCTGGAAGAATCGCATTCCTTAAGAACTGCTGAAACACACTCATATCAGCTCTCTCAGATATGTCGGTACCAAAGATGCCTTTGGCTTGCTTCCCGATGATAGGGACTATAGTCACAGGATTGACTAACTGCACAAATTTCTTTAGTTCGATGTACGAAGAATGATTAGAAAATGGCACCACGTGAACTTCAGAAAACTTGGCAAACGGTTGGAAATTATATCCACAGTATCTTGCTGTGGCAAGAATAGCATGAGTCTTTTTCTGCTGATTCCAGAGTGTGATGTTTTTCCCACTTATTTGATTTGTAGCTACCACAAATACTTTTGTACTTGATTCATCCTCTGTGATGATGTCGGATAATCCCATGATCTCCATCAATTCTTTCCTATTggacttgatacaaattttagAATGGGTTTCTTTGGCTATCTGCAGCAATAAATCTTCTTTGCCTAAATTATCTAATCCTAAAAAAATACGGTCACTCTGCACGAGACAGACATGTACTTGAGATAGAATTTTTTCAGTTGCATCTTCTCTGGATGGAAACACACATTTAGGTGAGCAATAGGTATTATCCAAATATAATACATCTATGGGCGGCAATTCAAAGCCATCGAAGATCTCAGGCTTGTATCGGAAGTCGGCAGTGTACAGTATGTCTCCGAAATAGCTGCTGAAGAGAAACATTACAGATCCTGGACAATGATTTGCATCAAACAGAGTAACTGTAACCATTTCTTGACCTTCTAAATCTAAAGGAATGAGATGATCTTGTCcaatttccaaactttttacCAGTGATGGATTAATCTGAAATTATAAATACTGCTAAGATATCGAAATTATAAATACTGCTAAGATATCTCAAACACATAAAACTTGGAGTGCGAATTGGTGACTAATTGAGTGTATGAATCGGTTTCTAGAGAAATGAAGTGAAGTTaatgttttgaaagtttagtgcattaaaaaaagtttttaaggttaccttttaacaaaattaagtttttaaaaaacattgaatacGTATATTGTAttagcatagttttttttttactgattattgtaaaatgcaatgtttttatgaattttataattattactttaaatttttattaattttaattgagttactTTAAGCATAGCTGCCTTActcattttttctttgttttctactttaaaaaaggatacaattcataaataaaaaaatattagctagCATTAGATTAGCTGGTGTATAGCAATGAgtcattttcctttttctgaccaacatttaatttttaaattggcattgttaaaactacagtaaaaccttgcTAGATTGGACACTGATGGGACAAAGGTTTTTGTCCATAGCACAGGGGTGTCCTGCAGGGGAAAATTGGTTctacaattttatttgtttacttcagctttgcctgtagtagaacaTTAAAAGATTATTTGGTTTGCATGTATATTTATAGTTAACGCCTACTATgtgctaagaatttttttttatttttaagatctcTTCAATTTTTGGTAGATTTGAAAACTGCAAGTATAGCTTAACAGAAACCACCATGGATAGGAGAGAAAGCGTCACTCTGTTGTCATGGCAACACCTCTTCATTTCTTGCCGTGCATGGGCTGCCGTTGTGAATTTTACTTTCCTTGCCTGGGGATACGCTTTAATAAGTAATTGAAATTTGTGAGcgacaaaaaaatgtttaacttattttcagtgaaagccaagacaagaaaaaacttattattcATACTTTCTGTCAATAATAAGCAtacaaatgagaaatgaaaattaatttttggaatgCCCAAGCTCTACTTGGTTTGCTTCAGATGACCGCACGTCAGTGTTACtaataatttcatgaatataaaatgaaaaggattagATTATGTTACAGTAAGGAACACTTTTTCAGGtccccagtccctttgaatagggacctccaagcatttgcctctcattaagggacactatTTAAGGGAGAGTCAGAGAAAaatcaggggtcgatccaggttttattttttgggttcCCATTTTGtgataaagcaaaatatttttgtcaattttctttatttttgtgaaaaagcaaaatatttttgtgaattttctttatttttgtaaaaaagaacttcttgtgatttttttcttggaaaagattatataaaaGCATTTGTAGCTGTAGTATtgttatagaaaagccctagacaggtttcaggggtgattgcaagttcttgaagaatacctgaaagctgtctagagaaaatgcgctgggggaggggggaagtaagacccttaacattttattcgtaatttgacacacattacatttattgttttttacaaatatacatatgcaaggcacactttcttaaggtgcaagtctcacaacagatttactGTTTGCCCCTCTTAAATACTTTTagatcaatgaaaattgcacatgctgctgaacgtaatgataactcccaataaatacaatatgaacagactcaaagatatcacatatttcttaacacagaagaatgtatgtgtttgaaaaacttaaacccaaaataatactgcaccagcattcagcgtttaattttttgacatttgacgttcttacagagtaggtatttcgtttaaaacattgcaatttaatgattttaataaatatataaagaaattttatttgtttgccacttaacaaggtacagtcaacatcaaaaatgcgaaaaattcatttaccatgacgcatgtaaggaaatcaagatcttcgaaagaaataaaaatataaaaacagcatataaaagaattttatttttagtaaagttattttagaattggatttcgaaactcaacacaaattaatactaaatatatattgcgtaatcaaagtaaaatttaggattttcctgaaaacaacagaattttggtattttcaaagataaatgttttgaactgaaatgtgggataaatacgtggcattcttaccacaagttagcaaatgttttttcatttcattgtcatctaaatttacccccaaaaatctaactagaaattcaaaattctcaaaaatggcccattgcttcatgattataagtacaaaatttgaataaacttaccaatcaattttctgtttttttttttgcttcatttccaatctcttcactttcagatttttttgagaattccttcttttgcacttgatttttgtatattgacagcctctctgtgatttttgctgcactcatgtttttttaaaactctatagGGTGACAGCTTTTCTTGATATCAACTCCAATATTTACTCAAGGTTTGTTCAAATCACTAACATTCATGAAAGAtgaacatattttgcacaaaaacccttagctgaataactatagtaaagccggctatacaccttttcataatttgcaatgtactttttatttattgcatgcttcttatttccatttatactctcaaatacaatgcttgaatcattatttgatggcTCAATCTCAATATCATCATCAGTTGAAGTTGCTCCAGATTTACTTCCAGTATTTTCTGCTCAAAAATCGTTATACTTTCGCGAACTGCCTCACTGTCATTTGATGTACTATCTTTTACCGCATTTCCCGAGCCCTCCAAAACGGGAACATTTGTGTTACTGTATGATGAAGTGGTGGTAGCGATTTTATCGGGGTTGTTAATTGCTGACTTgaagaaattcacaatattttgggaCCCAACGTTCGAAGagcgaaattttttaacataatacgcACAATTTCGGGAGGTACTTCCCGTTGCAGGACGTCCtcctttcatattttaatttcttgaagaataattttcaacgaACAAGCAATCTCTCCAAACTGAGATTATTGCAGCTGCTATCTCCAGCGCTCCATTATCCGCTAAAATTATCCATTATCCGCTCCCACACAAATTATAATCGAATGGAATATCAATTTATTCTTTGATGCGcctaaaaaatgtcctcttaaacaCGTGAAGGCGCGAACAAGCTAActacgaaaaatatcgtctgcgctccTGGATCGCAGACGATctcttacaaaagaaaaattaataccgagaaagaaaacgaactggaataatatacaattaccacaattttttaatttatcgtctgcagattACGCAATTCCCGCCACTTTTTAATATAATCCCACTCAATAAAACTTCCTTTACGCGCTGTTCCCGTTGCTCACCATTAGCGGGCATGCgttaaaaaattgcgaaattgcTCATCTggaagtttcatatttattttaagaagacagcaagattaaatagaatgaccgacgatatttttcagctggcattgtattttatcaataaaagaaggaatctaagaattaaactacaaaaaaataataccgTTATTCTTTTGGTTTATGCTGTACGCTCAAACTAGCGTGACTTTGGAAGTTATATTTTGCTCTTTCGCGTACAGTCTACAAGAAAAAtagcaggaaagaaaaaatgaataatgcattttaaaccagCAATTCTCCGCAGGCACCGGTCCGCGAAAAAATTTGACCGGTCTTCGAAGAATTATACccatttccaataaaataaaatttccttattttaattttattcctaattttatacgatattttatgcattaatatatcCATTACTTTGCATACGTTTTGTGGTTTCTCTATAAGATTTTTTCgcttatgaaaatttacacaaattagctgcgcttatttttacattcaaagtgtgtaagttattaaaaaaaatcttacaattaacttttgtaagtttattttaagtagaagggttttctttctggcatttgtttaaaaaaaaaaggacaacacagattagtttattttagtgaaaaaaaaaaaaaaaaatttctaccggtccgtgaaattttttgacaaaGTTCTACCGGTccgagattcaaaaaaagatcaagaaacgctgctttaaactaaagaatatgagaaaaagtgggtacccctggcctaatcacacctttttttttcattaaatgcaatcGTGTCAAGTGAGCTTTCGAGAACGGATAGTATCAACTACAAACTACAGGGAATTTCACCAATCGgttgaatggggccgcttttgcgatggggaattttgtgaatggggccgcttttgcgacgcagaattttgtgaaaggggtCGCTTTTGCCATGctgaattttgtgaaggggccgcaaagcggccccaattttgcactggatcgacccctgaaaattatacaaaaattatgtattaatatatTAGAAATATCGAATTTATAGAAATTCAAGATTCTCTTTTTATCCAAAAATTAACTGATAAAAGTTTGTCAGTTTGTCTTGATGTtaaccgtcaaaaaaaaaaaaaaataaagtaatctaAAATTATTGCTGAGGCCCACATTCATACTTTGCTTTAAACAGgcagatttctgaatttttcaggacgcttccaggataatttcaggaagattactgaattttagctgaAAACGGTCTtggttttttgcaagatatgttactggcagaaattgggacCATCagatgcctattattttccaggaacgtttgtGCAGTGTTTTTACAGagtagcattgagaataaactgccgaTAAAG belongs to Uloborus diversus isolate 005 unplaced genomic scaffold, Udiv.v.3.1 scaffold_1301, whole genome shotgun sequence and includes:
- the LOC129232684 gene encoding 5' exonuclease Apollo-like, encoding MMFAQLDFSEALKYSKELKNFFLSKRDTEGLAKIKMNSNGHVLPGTPIAIDTWNVKANPQARIFFLSHFHGDHIVGLTNSWPYPIYASPVTCKFLIHKLKINPSLVKSLEIGQDHLIPLDLEGQEMVTVTLFDANHCPGSVMFLFSSYFGDILYTADFRYKPEIFDGFELPPIDVLYLDNTYCSPKCVFPSREDATEKILSQVHVCLVQSDRIFLGLDNLGKEDLLLQIAKETHSKICIKSNRKELMEIMGLSDIITEDESSTKVFVVATNQISGKNITLWNQQKKTHAILATARYCGYNFQPFAKFSEVHVVPFSNHSSYIELKKFVQLVNPVTIVPIIGKQAKGIFGTDISERADMSVFQQFLRNAILPERLIPESVKRAMNAYEMNITSSLPLKKRKIARKAARPWQRSQPVGIRYIVSEDSETDSDPDAVHILPKKVACSVPTDSDSDLYTLHIFPRNMACVPNQKIELSSENESDDSDSVWEITSVSGKGVVETFFIK